In one window of Mus pahari chromosome 3, PAHARI_EIJ_v1.1, whole genome shotgun sequence DNA:
- the LOC110319589 gene encoding cystatin-13, producing MARFLQTLLFLVITVEFVSRRVEAWGSPKIVRPFEDIPQSYVYVQHALWYAMKEYNKASNDHYNFRVVDILKSQEQITDSLEYYLEVNIARTMCKKIAGDNENCLFQHDPKMKKMVFCIFIVSSKPWKFELKMLKKQCKDI from the exons ATGGCCAGATTCTTACAAACCCTGCTGTTCCTGGTGATCACAGTGGAGTTTGTATCTAGAAGAGTCGAAGCCTGGGGCTCACCAAAGATTGTGAGGCCATTCGAAGACATCCCCCAATCCTATGTCTATGTGCAGCATGCACTCTGGTATGCCATGAAAGAATATAACAAGGCCAGCAATGACCACTACAACTTCAGGGTGGTGGATATCCTAAAATCTCAGGAGCAG ATCACAGACAGTCTGGAGTATTATCTTGAAGTAAACATTGCCCGAACAATGTGCAAGAAGATTGCAGGAGATAATGAAAACTGCTTGTTTCAACATGATCCTAAAATGAAAAAG ATggtgttttgcatttttattgttaGCTCCAAACCATGGAAGTTTGAACTTAAAATGCTGAAGAAGCAATGCAAAGACATCTAA
- the LOC110319563 gene encoding cystatin-9-like, whose product MALPWTLLLALSGIYVQGAQAWCSEEDTLELDKPVSEPDIVKFALSAFHKKSKDEYAYRVMHIMNFLKVQEKPPQTFFMKLRLTRTICMKFEKSLDTCPLPELQNILICSFSISRPGSKKFNLLKMTCSEGLL is encoded by the exons ATGGCTCTGCCTTGGACATTATTATTGGCTCTCTCCGGTATCTATGTCCAGGGAGCTCAGGCATGGTGTTCAGAAGAGGATACTCTCGAACTTGATAAACCAGTCAGTGAACCTGACATAGTGAAGTTTGCTTTGAGTGCATTCCACAAAAAGAGCAAGGATGAATATGCCTACAGGGTGATGCACATCATGAATTTCTTGAAAGTACAG GAAAAACCACCACAAACTTTCTTCATGAAGCTGAGGCTGACAAGAACTATTTGTATGAAATTCGAGAAAAGCCTAGATACCTGTCCCTTACCTGAACTGCAAAAT ATCCTCATCTGTTCCTTCAGCATCAGCAGACCAGGCTCAAAAAAGTTCAACCTGTTGAAAATGACTTGTTCTGAGGGGCTTCTCTGA
- the LOC110318739 gene encoding cystatin-C produces MASSLRSLLLLLAILAVTWAATPKQGPRMLGAPEEADANEEGVRRALDFAVSEYNKGNNDAYHSRAIQVVRARKQLVAGVNYYLDVEMGRTTCTKSQTNLTDCPFHDQPHLMRKALCSFQIYSVPWKGTHSLTKFSCKNA; encoded by the exons ATGGCCAGCTCGCTGCGCTCCTTGCTGCTCCTGCTGGCCATCCTGGCCGTGACCTGGGCGGCGACCCCAAAGCAAGGCCCGCGAATGTTGGGAGCCCCGGAGGAGGCGGATGCCAACGAGGAAGGGGTGCGGCGAGCGTTGGACTTCGCCGTGAGCGAGTACAACAAGGGCAACAACGATGCGTACCACAGCCGCGCCATACAGGTGGTGAGAGCTCGTAAGCAG CTCGTGGCTGGAGTAAACTATTATTTGGATGTGGAGATGGGCCGAACTACATGTACCAAGTCCCAGACAAATTTGACTGACTGTCCTTTCCATGACCAGCCCCATCTGATGAGG AAGGCACTCTGCTCCTTCCAGATCTACAGTGTGCCCTGGAAAGGCACACACTCCCTGACAAAATTCAGCTGCAAAAATGCCTAA